The Pyrus communis chromosome 14, drPyrComm1.1, whole genome shotgun sequence sequence CAACCAACCAACTCTTGTAATCTAGCCTTTCACACGTTGACAGATGTCACAATCCTAATGACTTGAGTATATACTCTAAAAATGACAAGGGAATTCTCTCAAAAGTGGAACTCTCTGACACCTTATGTTtttgacacaatattttataatgttgattaGGAATTGAAGTTAAACTGTGAGTTGGTAAAGAGTTTTTGAAGAATCCTACTTTTGAGAGAGCCCCTTAGCGTTTCTCAAACGAAAATGATTCTCCGAAAATGTCATCCACGCTACTTCAAGTGAAATTTTTACCCTTGTATCTTTACACTGGAGGACTGCCAGATTTTTTTAGAGTGTTAATAACGACTCCGAAAGCAATCAATAAACAAACCATGACGAGGATACGTTAGGCAGATTGAGAGGTTTAATTAGTACATATAAACGAGAATGCACATATGTGTTTGATTCAGTGGCAGAGCTTCCTGATAAAGTAAGCAGAGCTGTTGGGCCTGAGGTTTGAGCAAGAATGTTGCATTTTGATGCCTAGATCAACGGTCAAGATGGAATTGAGGGACTGTAGTCACATGTAACAATAGGGAGGTTACGTTTTATATAAGGGCATTGAGATACGAAGCAGCAGAAGAAATGGGCCTTTCATTTGCGGGTTCCAATGTTGGGCTTTTTTTCCTCCCAATTGGTTGGTGGAAGTGGGTCAAACACACAAACAGAACAGATTCTCGAatagcttgaaaaaaaaaaaaaaaaaaatgagcctGCGAGTGGtgtaatttatataaaattatcacAAAAGACTTGGGACTCAtctgaaaatgcttttaaaatgacaaaaatgtttttggtgATAATATTTTTGAATCCAATCATTAGTAAATATCCAAGTGGATCCTAAAAAGGCATTTTAAATGCTTCTTGCAAAAAGCACATATCTGGTACTTCTttcaaaaagcatttaaaatgcttttggaacccaaaatcaatttgaaaCCAAAAATCAATTTCACAAAAGGGCTTTTAGTcactttaaaaacactttcaaacaagCCTTTAGTTTTCTGAAAAATCGTATAAACATACACGCAAATTAATTCGAATCTCCGATCCTGTGGattaaagtaattaataaaaatattgccaggtaaaagaaaacaaactcgTGCAACTGAAAGATCTATTGCTAGTTGAAGTGGGACGCAGATGTAAGATCACGGTCACCAAACAAACCATTTTCTACATTCAAGACTCGATAGTGCAATGAGAATGCAAACCCATTCTCTTCAGATTCCATGGTCCAAAAAAATTGTCACCTACCGTTAACTTGTGGGTGACCACAATTTTCTTGGACCATGAAGTCTAGAAGAACAAGACTCGAGGTGAAATAACAAGTTTTCGAATAACAACCCAAGTCCTTGGGAGAAGAAATCACGGTGCTGTTATTCAGAGAGTGCATCGGAAGCTAACACATCTAGGGCACGAGGAAACCAGCAAAATGCTAACTTAGATACAGCGTCAAGAAACCAGCAAACTACAGCAATACCAAATCCACAAGGTTCAACATAAAACAAACAGCATATCCAGTTAAAACAGTTGTTGCGATAAAACCGCAAACTCAGAACCTGAATGGAACATTCAGACAATCAAGAGAACAAGAACGATGAACACAAACAATTCACTACTAAGGAAATGAAAATCATATTTGGCCACAGAAATTTCCATCGTTAAAACATAAGCATCGTAAGGGAAAAGGGAAACAAAAAGTGCATAAAATGCTGACAAAATTGTCTCTAAATCAAAATGTCGAAGTAGCACAACAGATAAAACATTTTATAACAAACTTAAGATCTTggcttctccttcttctccttaAAGAGGGCAAGAAGGGACACACCTGAAACCTTCACGACCTTGAACCTAACTCCAGGAATATCACCAACAGCATGACCCTTACGACCAAATCCAGCAATCAGAACCTCGTCCTGCAAGCGGCCACAATAATCAGTACAAtccaaaaaacttaaaatagcaagggcagcatttaacataaatgcCATATTCTGGCAACACAGTTATTCTCCACTATACTCACATTTTCCTCAATGTAGTTCAAGCAACCATCGTTTGGCACAAAGGCAGCGATCTTCTTTCCGTTCTTAATAAGCTGAACTCGAGCACACTTTCTAATGGCAGAGTTAGGCTGCTTAGCTTCAATACCACTGCATAATTAAACATCCAAATATCGTAAAATCCATGTCTAAAATGGAttggttaaaatttttaaagGAAAAGGCATCTAGCTAAATTTTACTTACATTTTCTCAAGAACGATGCCCTTTGCATGGGAAGATCCAGAAAATGGTTTCTTCCACTCATTTCCAAGATGGGACTTCTTGTAAGACTTGTCAGCCCACCTTTGGTTCCTGCGGTGGGTCTTCAGCTTGCGAGCTGCTCCCATTCCACGTGTCTTCCTGTAAAAATTTGGCAGCAGGGTTAAggcattttttttatcttacaACAACTTATAATCTATAACAATCACATCCAACCAAAAGCTACTTCACATGAATACTGTATAATGCTTGATTGTTTTCTTGCAATCTAATAGCCAGTAAGTGATGGCATCCAGGCACAAATTCAAGCTCACTGAATACATTCGTTTTGAAGATAAGTTGTAGCGGGACACACGTTCATCAAAACCGAAGATCAATATTTCGATAAATGCATTCAACTGACAAACTTTCGATAAAAAGTTTACACCTGTTCGATACATcataaaaatgaaatatttcCGAATAAATCTTCTTGACCGTAATTTGGTCTTTGACCTAAATCATCATAAAGTGTATAGAACTTCCATCTTTATTACCACCAAAACACTTCCTGGAAAaatcccaagaaaaaaaaaagctcttcCTCCAAACAAAAGTATTCCAACTTATTAAACATATCCCATGAAAACATCAAGAACTTAATCGAAATCATCTTAGCAGTATGAACATATGCACTTATGCAGTCGATAATCGGATCCAAACAGGTGCGTAATAATTTCCATTAAATAATACAATTTGAGTCGCAAAAGAATCAATCTTCTCCATAATCTACTTCGTCCAACTAAAGTTTACAAATTTACAGAGATTTAGAGCAGATTTTAAGCGAGAAATTCAATCGAGAAAATAGTTTCAGAGGAAACAAACAGAGAGCGAAGAGTGGAAAGAATTGACGAAGGAAGTAGAAGCTTACCCCATGGCGACGGAACAAGAAGAAAGTGGGCGATTCGCAGGGAGAGATTTGGAGCCGCAGGAAGAATAGCTTCAAGCCTTCAAGGTCACTAACAGCAATGAGAAACCCTAAGGGCTTATCGCGCTTTCTTTAAATATACGCCTTCTCTTTGGGCTTACAAGTTTgacataaaatattttttgaatggCAATGGGCCATCGTAAGGAACCTAAAAAGGGCCCACTATGTTATAAACCATCCTCAAaaaattttttaacaaacggcATTGTGAGAGATtaggttaagcctcacaatggactagtaataatatggttaaAATTCTCCTTTGGTTAGAATCGAACttaacctctcacttacaagtgaaatcATAGTCACTTCAGCATTTGTGATTTATTACTCCTAATTATTCACCTGAATTCGAATTCTCTTTCTTAATATTAGATTATGAGATATTTCAAaaccagaaaaagaaataaaaaaatgcgTATGTGAGAAGTATTCTAACTAACTTTTAAGAAAATTTAAAGGCACATGTGAAACTGTGGTTTATCTGTACAAATGAATGAGTTATTGCATGTATGGAGTCAAGCGTTTTCCGATAAGAATCaacaaatttgaatcaattattttgTAAATACCACATTATAAAGGATTTGGTTCTCACAATATTTTGTGTTTCAGAATTAACAAAATGGTTGAGTTATATAAAGCACTTTCTTTTATGTATGAAGTTCAACTAAGGTGTTTGCTATTTGGTGTGCCCCGGAACATAGCTTTGGTGTGCAATAATTATGTACAAAATTGGGAAATTCCATAGTTTCGTATACAAGTAATACTGAATACTGAGAGAGGGGTACATGAACCCAACTTCAAGTCGAAAGATAAAACTCGTATCCACCTGAGCTATAAGCTCTTACCAAAGATTATCTAGTTTTTAAATTGCCAAATTAATATTAACAGGACATTCAATATCTTTTTCTTTGGTAGGCAATAGTGTTAGTAGGTTAAATCGTCACATGTTAGAGGGGATGGAGACTAGTTGGAACCACATCCATACCAAGATGCATAAGCACTATTATGTTTCGTTACTGCTATAAAAACACCATCTACTTAGTATTTTGGTTTAGTATAGGAATAGTCCCAGTTTGATATTTTTTCCCCAAATATTAGTGAGACTCTAAGGTGACGGCGTCTCAGATTAATTTGTGGAGTGGAGTGCCATGTTAAAACTCGTGGCGTATCATTGGTAAGAAGTTGGGATCCTCAGTTAATTGGGCAAACTCAAATAGTTACAAACAGGAAATATCCATTCAACAATTAACAGAGGAACTAAGCAAACAGAAGCTCAAAAAGGATAGAAAAGAGCAGGACAACTAACCCACATATTTTACCAAGTATATATTGTCTCACATAACAGTAAATCTTGTCCTTAACCAATACGTGCAGATATACCTTCCATCACTCATGGCAGCAACGCTCAATACTCGGATAACACATCTAAATTTATCAGTTTAATATTCCGGGGTAAAAGAAAATGAACCAGAATATTTCTGCAATGCAGCCACTGCACCAGTAATGGAAGCTAGGAAGATTGCCAATTAAACAAACCAGATAGGCATACCACGAAAACCATATTTCTGTCAAAAGAAACACAGAAAGGTAGTTAGAAATGAAGAGGAAGAACTATACTTGCAAGGATGAAAATCACATATAGTTGATGATGGATGGATCAAGTCATCAACCTACCGAGGAGCATTTTTATTTCTGTGGCTTTTTCCAAAAGACCCCAATCTTCTTCAGCATGttcccatttttcttcttcagtaAATCATCATCCATATCTTCAGAGTCAGGCGAGCCAAACTTCCCGCTGACATGATTATAGCTGCTGTCCAGTGATCCAGTTCTCTCCATCAGCTTGCCGTTATTTCCTGATGAAAGCATGGTAGCAGCTGCCTCCGCTGCCTTCCTCCACTGGTTGGACTGCACCTTTAACCTTCTTAGTTCCGCCTCCATTTCTGCATTGGCTGCCTGTGCAGCCTCCAGCTGTTCCGCCACTCTTGCTACCTTCTTGCTGCTCTTGTCTGCCTCTTCCATCACAATGCCAAGCTTCACGAGAGCCTCTCGCTCTGCGCACTTTGCAGCCTCTACTTCTGCCTCTACCTTATCGTTAGCTTTACTTTGGCTTTTGTTGATTTCCAACCTCAGTGTTTCATTCTCTTCTGAAATACTCTGCAGTTCCGTTTCCTTGTCCATCAAATAAGCCTTTAAATCCGTAACATGCCCTTTTAGTTCTTTCAATTCCTTTTCCAGTTCATACTCTCTCTGGCATGACAGGCTCTTCTCAAGCTTCGAATTGAGCCCCTCATTCTCCTCTGTAATGCCTTGTAATTCAGTTTCCTTGTCCATCAGGTGGGTCTTCAACTCTTC is a genomic window containing:
- the LOC137715326 gene encoding small ribosomal subunit protein uS12 codes for the protein MGKTRGMGAARKLKTHRRNQRWADKSYKKSHLGNEWKKPFSGSSHAKGIVLEKIGIEAKQPNSAIRKCARVQLIKNGKKIAAFVPNDGCLNYIEENDEVLIAGFGRKGHAVGDIPGVRFKVVKVSGVSLLALFKEKKEKPRS